One genomic region from Actinocatenispora thailandica encodes:
- a CDS encoding lysoplasmalogenase produces the protein MTRSGGGSAAARVLLAAYAVGALVELTAVAQQWTLVDRATKPLLMPLLAAYLLVRVGARWRVLPVVVGLAFACGGDIALLASGMVFFALGMGLFAVTHLCYLVTFARSGALAGLRRRAWVPVLYALGWLTLLLVMRDRVSVPLLVALAAYGVLLYAMASSAACLDVLLGVGGLLFAVSDSMIALGTGGLRLPAHDLAVMVTYLLAQGVLVVRFAGLVTSARVPAGSR, from the coding sequence ATGACGCGGTCGGGTGGTGGTTCGGCGGCGGCGCGGGTGCTGCTCGCGGCGTACGCGGTGGGTGCGCTGGTCGAGCTGACCGCGGTGGCACAGCAGTGGACCCTCGTCGACCGGGCGACCAAGCCGCTGCTGATGCCGCTGCTCGCGGCGTACCTGCTGGTCCGGGTCGGCGCCCGGTGGCGGGTGCTGCCGGTGGTGGTCGGGCTCGCGTTCGCCTGCGGCGGCGACATCGCGCTGCTGGCGTCCGGGATGGTGTTCTTCGCGCTGGGCATGGGGCTGTTCGCGGTGACCCACCTGTGCTACCTGGTGACGTTCGCGCGGTCCGGCGCGCTGGCCGGGCTGCGCCGGCGCGCCTGGGTCCCGGTGCTGTACGCGCTGGGCTGGCTGACGCTGCTGCTGGTGATGCGCGACCGGGTGTCGGTGCCGCTGCTGGTCGCGCTCGCTGCCTACGGTGTCCTGCTGTACGCGATGGCGTCGAGCGCGGCCTGCCTCGACGTGCTGCTCGGCGTCGGCGGGCTGCTGTTCGCGGTGTCCGACAGCATGATCGCGCTGGGCACCGGCGGGTTGCGGCTGCCGGCGCACGACCTCGCCGTGATGGTCACCTACCTGCTCGCCCAGGGCGTGCTGGTGGTGCGGTTCGCCGGGCTGGTCACTTCGGCGCGTGTGCCCGCAGGTAGCCGATGA
- a CDS encoding aldo/keto reductase, translating into MRYTTLGRTGLEVSRIAFGTWQLGGEWGSFDADDAVAAIRRARELGVTFFDTAQGYGFGASEELLARGLRPELTGDRDSVVIATKGGIDPGGPRPRNAGRDYLRAGVESSLRALGVEYIDLYQVHWPDDATPAEETATALQEMVDEGKIRHVGVSNYDVEQLAAFDAVRPAETLQPPYHLFQRGIEEQLLPYCQAHDTGVLVYSPLASGLLTGTWTADVRFDDTDWRSQATAFHGDALRRNLAIVDELSKFAATKGVSVAQLSIAWTLARPGVDVAIVGARRPRNIADSLAAADLTLTADDLARIDEITAGAVQFVGASPEGVA; encoded by the coding sequence ATGCGGTATACGACCCTGGGCCGTACCGGGCTGGAGGTGTCCCGGATCGCGTTCGGCACCTGGCAACTCGGCGGGGAGTGGGGCAGCTTCGATGCCGACGACGCGGTAGCGGCGATCCGGCGCGCCCGGGAACTCGGTGTGACCTTCTTCGACACCGCGCAGGGCTACGGCTTCGGGGCGTCGGAGGAACTACTGGCCCGTGGCCTGCGGCCGGAGCTGACCGGCGACCGCGACAGCGTTGTCATCGCCACCAAGGGCGGCATCGACCCGGGCGGGCCGCGACCGCGCAACGCCGGCCGCGACTACCTGCGCGCCGGCGTCGAGTCGAGCCTGCGCGCGCTCGGCGTCGAGTACATCGACCTGTACCAGGTGCACTGGCCCGACGATGCGACCCCGGCGGAGGAGACCGCCACCGCCCTGCAGGAGATGGTCGACGAGGGCAAGATCCGGCACGTCGGGGTGTCCAACTACGACGTCGAGCAGCTGGCCGCGTTCGACGCGGTGCGGCCGGCGGAGACCCTGCAACCGCCGTACCACCTGTTCCAGCGCGGCATCGAGGAGCAGCTGCTGCCGTACTGCCAGGCGCACGACACCGGCGTGCTGGTGTACAGCCCGCTCGCGTCCGGGCTGCTGACCGGAACCTGGACGGCGGACGTGCGCTTCGACGACACCGACTGGCGGTCCCAGGCGACCGCGTTCCACGGCGATGCGCTGCGCCGCAACCTCGCGATCGTCGACGAGCTGAGCAAGTTCGCCGCGACCAAGGGTGTCTCGGTGGCGCAGCTGTCGATCGCCTGGACGCTCGCCCGGCCCGGCGTGGACGTGGCGATCGTCGGCGCCCGCCGGCCCCGCAACATCGCCGACAGCCTGGCTGCCGCCGACCTCACCCTGACCGCGGACGATCTCGCTCGCATCGACGAGATCACCGCCGGCGCCGTCCAGTTCGTCGGCGCCAGCCCGGAAGGCGTCGCCTGA